The Pseudomonas sp. KU26590 genomic sequence GGCTCTGCGAAATCGACGACATGGTCTGCTATCCGTGGGTCGCGCAAGTGTTCTCCGGCTTCACCCTCAAGGAACTCAAAGGCTACGTCGACGAGCTGATGGCCTCGGGCAAACCTGTGCCGAGCACGTACTACGAAGGCGACGTGGTCAAGACCATCGAGGTGCAGCCGCCTAAGGTCTTCACCGGTCAGGCCGAGCTGTACAACAAGCTGATGGAAAACGGCATTGAGGTCTATGTGATGACCGCGGCCTCCGAAGAGCTGGTGCGCATGGTCGCCGCTGATCCCAAGTACGGCTACAACGTGAAGCCGCAGAACGTCATCGGTGTGACCACGCTGCTGAAGAACCGCGAGACAGGCGAACTGACCACCGCGCGCAAGCAGATCACCGCCGGCAAATACGATGAGAAAGCCAACCTCGGCCTTGAGCTGACGCCTTACCTGTGGACCCCGGCAACCTGGATGGCCGGCAAGCAGGCGGCGATTCTGACCTACATCGATCAATGGAAAAAACCGGTGCTGGTCGGCGGCGACACCCCTACCAGCGACGGTTACATGCTGTTCCACAGCGTCGACGTCAGCAAAGGCGGCGTTCATCTGTGGGTCAATCGCAAGGACAAGTACATGACCCAGCTCAACGGCATGATGAAGACCAACGCCGAGGCTCAGGCCAAAGAGGGTTTGCCGGTCACGGCGGACAAGAACTGGGTGATCGTCAAACCGGACGAGATTCAGTAAGCCGTCTCATGACGCGGCACGGCGATTTGCCGCGCCGCGCCTTGTCAGGCCCATAAGCTGCGATACGCGCCGTCGGCATCAT encodes the following:
- a CDS encoding haloacid dehalogenase-like hydrolase, with the translated sequence MKFVPTLLATALCLGLAGQAFATELTHWPAPAAKQLNAMIAANANKGNFAVFDMDNTSYRYDLEESLLPFMENKGLITRDTLDPSLKLIPFKDTAEHKESLFSYYYRLCEIDDMVCYPWVAQVFSGFTLKELKGYVDELMASGKPVPSTYYEGDVVKTIEVQPPKVFTGQAELYNKLMENGIEVYVMTAASEELVRMVAADPKYGYNVKPQNVIGVTTLLKNRETGELTTARKQITAGKYDEKANLGLELTPYLWTPATWMAGKQAAILTYIDQWKKPVLVGGDTPTSDGYMLFHSVDVSKGGVHLWVNRKDKYMTQLNGMMKTNAEAQAKEGLPVTADKNWVIVKPDEIQ